The following proteins come from a genomic window of Polaribacter dokdonensis:
- a CDS encoding ATP-binding response regulator — MNNILGTRISTRRFDLLKAYLYIGTAIASSFWLVSFYIDSYYLRFLFTICVALCFTSLYFLYRKPKVARMIFVIDYFITVIVCTPLIGKEGMFDIFYGFYFLLITLLFSFRKEKKHIIFFFVITSIAWVSLIAWNYVGLNLAEIAPENASKYFYPITFLGNFIFLSSTLVSFSQKNSRYSKIVNDKKNEALKILKLKNIFLNAINEEIREPLNSIIGLTHILKENNPRKDQEEYLKSLNSSGVSLLELFTNVININTLESKKVSLNNSSTDLNALIANIVQIHKTACGQKNVNLTAKINPKFPKILIDHVRYQQILNNLVSNAVKFTNEGAISIKIKIKKKTKNTITFSTNVIDSGIGISKDKLGLIWQNFTQASNSTSRLYGGSGLGLPIVKNIIKSMGGEIQVESTPNKGSHFYFDITANLDKPKKLRIRKNKKAKKSNAIASQEITNKRILVTDDNKINILVLKKILEKENAIVEEAYNGLEAVEAAKAIKYDLIIMDLNMPIMSGEKAIENIRKFNKNIPIIIITASNSFNLEDFKNQNISYTIRKPFVPKDLLQNVKKAILS, encoded by the coding sequence ATGAATAATATTTTAGGAACAAGAATATCTACAAGAAGATTCGATTTGCTAAAAGCCTATTTGTATATAGGTACAGCCATAGCTAGTTCATTTTGGTTAGTTAGTTTTTATATAGATAGCTACTACCTTCGTTTTCTATTTACCATATGTGTTGCACTCTGTTTTACATCTTTATATTTTCTATATAGAAAACCTAAAGTTGCTAGAATGATTTTTGTTATTGATTATTTTATTACAGTGATAGTATGTACACCATTAATTGGTAAAGAAGGTATGTTCGATATTTTTTACGGGTTTTATTTTCTGTTAATCACTCTTTTATTTTCTTTTAGAAAAGAAAAAAAACATATCATATTTTTCTTTGTAATAACAAGCATAGCTTGGGTTTCTCTAATTGCTTGGAATTATGTTGGTCTAAACCTTGCTGAGATTGCACCAGAAAATGCTTCTAAGTACTTCTACCCTATTACGTTTTTAGGAAATTTTATTTTCTTATCCTCTACACTAGTTTCTTTTTCTCAAAAAAATTCAAGGTATTCCAAGATTGTAAATGATAAAAAAAATGAAGCTCTAAAAATTTTAAAATTAAAAAACATATTCTTGAATGCGATCAATGAGGAAATTAGAGAACCTTTAAATTCTATTATTGGCTTAACACACATTTTAAAAGAGAATAATCCAAGAAAAGATCAAGAAGAATACTTAAAATCGTTAAACTCTTCTGGTGTAAGTTTATTAGAGTTATTTACTAATGTAATAAATATAAATACCTTAGAATCTAAGAAGGTTAGTCTTAATAATTCATCTACAGATTTAAACGCATTAATTGCTAATATTGTACAAATACACAAAACAGCTTGTGGCCAAAAAAATGTAAATCTAACTGCGAAAATAAATCCTAAATTTCCAAAGATTTTAATTGATCATGTTAGATATCAACAAATTCTAAATAATCTTGTTTCTAATGCAGTAAAGTTTACAAATGAAGGTGCAATCTCTATCAAAATAAAAATAAAGAAAAAAACAAAAAACACAATCACCTTTTCTACAAATGTTATAGACTCAGGTATTGGAATTTCTAAAGATAAATTAGGATTAATTTGGCAAAATTTCACACAGGCTTCTAACTCAACTTCTAGGCTTTATGGAGGTTCTGGCTTAGGTTTACCTATTGTAAAAAATATAATTAAAAGTATGGGTGGCGAAATTCAGGTAGAAAGTACACCAAATAAAGGTTCTCATTTCTATTTTGATATTACTGCCAATTTAGATAAGCCTAAGAAATTAAGAATAAGAAAAAATAAGAAGGCCAAAAAATCGAATGCAATAGCTTCTCAAGAAATAACCAACAAGAGAATATTAGTTACAGATGATAACAAAATTAATATTCTGGTTCTTAAAAAAATATTGGAAAAAGAAAATGCAATTGTAGAAGAGGCTTACAATGGATTAGAAGCTGTAGAAGCAGCAAAAGCCATTAAGTACGACTTAATTATTATGGATTTGAATATGCCAATTATGAGTGGAGAAAAAGCCATAGAAAACATTAGAAAGTTTAACAAAAATATTCCTATAATAATTATTACAGCCTCTAACAGTTTTAATTTAGAAGATTTTAAAAATCAGAATATTAGCTATACTATTCGTAAACCATTTGTTCCTAAAGATTTACTACAAAATGTAAAAAAAGCAATTTTATCTTAA